Proteins from one Gimesia maris genomic window:
- a CDS encoding P-II family nitrogen regulator gives MKKVEAVIRHFKLEEVKDALTEIGVQGMTVSEVRGFGRQKGHKEQYRGAEYTVDFLPKAKMEVIVPDDQVKAVVDTILESARTGQIGDGKIFVLPIEDIIRIRTGEAGDTAL, from the coding sequence ATGAAAAAAGTAGAAGCTGTCATCAGACATTTCAAACTGGAAGAAGTTAAAGATGCTCTGACAGAAATTGGTGTACAGGGCATGACCGTGTCTGAAGTACGTGGTTTTGGTCGCCAGAAAGGCCACAAAGAACAATACCGTGGTGCAGAATACACCGTGGATTTTCTACCGAAGGCTAAAATGGAAGTCATCGTCCCCGATGATCAGGTCAAAGCTGTTGTTGATACTATTCTGGAATCAGCACGCACCGGTCAAATCGGCGATGGAAAAATCTTCGTATTACCAATCGAAGATATTATCCGGATCCGCACAGGTGAAGCCGGAGATACTGCGCTTTAA